A region of Acidimicrobiales bacterium DNA encodes the following proteins:
- a CDS encoding adenylate/guanylate cyclase domain-containing protein, with the protein MLCVSCGAQIPGAARFCPSCGHRVDGRADERRIVTVLFADMVGFTSLSETRDPEEIKGLVDRCFQLMVAEIVGFGGRVDKIIGDAIVALFGAPEAHEDDAERAVRAALRMQETLHSRQADLDHLVRMRVGVNTGEVLVGALQAGGDYTAMGDVVNTAARLQTSAGPGEVLVGPATWNATRRTIAYQPRGLLSAKGREAPIDTFVATGALAAPGDRSDRPDVPLVGRTSELALLAQATNAAMCRRRATLVLIAGDAGMGKSRLAHELTESLVERHGAVAFHGRCVPYGEANVWWPVAEALRTGASISPDEDLDTAREKLTNLVATRTHFPAGSPDAARLVPGLLQFLGVDHTGREVDPNRVRDEAVGALLAYLEAATDHQPVVVQLSDLHWADDAVLDLGAALLDRLSRRPFTLVTSARGSLLDRWRPPAGRFDTIVVNLEPLDREASAALLRSLVDDRSQLTPEVEDALIDRGGGNPFFLEELVTLVKERGGAPTVATPYGGPLAELPDTLRGLLTARLDRLAPAERVLIEDAAVLGRRGRVEWLEIMSSKVRGTADIDGSLDELVRRDLLVLEGPVWSFRSDLLREVAYHTLPKLDRARRHLGIAAWLEHKHEGDWSDGQVDQIAHHYGLAAELSNEVGGLPEFTDDMVDRALLWLEKASARAEQLRTLPVAARLYDEALTLAGNRDPAVRFRLLLGRARVSAERRELDAARVDIGEARRMAEEMGEADGEAAALLVEGDIEAKDGDVDAAVALLDRAVARYEAAGDEHGRADALRTRAMAELFGGRYSDAERSALAALEGYESLGDERQAAWSAQTLGWITFVTGRIDAAASWLDRAVATFVRLGDSGGQAWAEGLLAYVRFQEGRSLEARELQTRVLAEARVGGDRWACGMMLLLGGLMSLWLGDTHAAIEQSAEARGQFTEVQDRFGFVRSSWTHGRALVMSGRVSEGLDVLGDAAEEAAALAGTDEGLLAGVALAGTLVQIGDPRCAFSALGIDPDGAELSLDHHEESSVQTDRLVIGGLAALQSGQPERAVEWFAEALDRGVRTLAASGGGGPAPERVDASDDFDLCRTDANITSAYALGLACAGRFDEARTMASAAIEAERGTYLDRLTAQLATALSELRSGDPDAAMRALATASTEVDGTGDRVAQALLRMAAGRIRAAAGRPDDGHDALEAITAFESMGVDPYGWRRVIDDTLRDAAAPAPA; encoded by the coding sequence ATGTTGTGCGTGTCCTGCGGGGCCCAGATCCCGGGAGCCGCCCGGTTCTGTCCCTCGTGTGGGCACCGGGTCGACGGACGCGCCGACGAGCGGCGCATCGTCACGGTCCTGTTCGCCGACATGGTCGGGTTCACGTCCCTGTCGGAGACCCGCGACCCCGAGGAGATCAAAGGCCTCGTCGACCGCTGCTTCCAGCTGATGGTGGCGGAGATCGTCGGGTTCGGCGGCCGGGTCGACAAGATCATCGGCGATGCGATCGTCGCCTTGTTCGGTGCTCCCGAAGCGCACGAAGACGATGCCGAGCGTGCCGTGCGGGCCGCGCTGCGCATGCAGGAGACGCTCCACAGCCGCCAGGCCGACCTCGATCACCTCGTGCGCATGCGCGTCGGCGTCAACACCGGTGAAGTGCTGGTCGGCGCCCTGCAGGCCGGCGGCGACTACACGGCCATGGGCGACGTCGTGAACACCGCGGCGCGGTTGCAGACCAGCGCGGGCCCTGGTGAGGTGCTGGTCGGACCCGCCACATGGAATGCCACCCGCCGGACCATCGCGTACCAGCCCCGCGGTCTGCTGAGCGCCAAGGGCCGCGAAGCGCCGATCGACACGTTCGTCGCCACCGGCGCGCTCGCCGCGCCCGGCGACCGCTCGGACCGGCCCGACGTCCCGCTCGTCGGTCGCACCAGCGAGCTCGCCCTGCTCGCGCAAGCCACCAACGCCGCGATGTGCCGGCGGCGCGCCACGTTGGTGTTGATCGCGGGCGACGCCGGCATGGGCAAGAGCCGTCTCGCCCACGAGCTCACGGAGAGCCTCGTCGAGCGTCACGGTGCGGTGGCGTTCCACGGCCGTTGCGTCCCCTATGGCGAGGCCAACGTGTGGTGGCCGGTCGCCGAGGCGCTGCGGACCGGCGCGTCGATCTCACCTGACGAAGATCTCGACACCGCGCGCGAGAAGTTGACCAACCTGGTCGCCACCCGCACCCACTTTCCCGCCGGCAGCCCCGACGCTGCTCGCCTGGTCCCGGGTCTGTTGCAGTTCCTCGGCGTCGACCACACGGGCCGAGAAGTCGACCCGAACCGGGTGCGCGACGAAGCGGTCGGCGCGCTGCTCGCCTACCTCGAGGCGGCCACCGACCACCAGCCAGTGGTGGTGCAGCTGTCGGACCTCCACTGGGCCGATGACGCCGTGCTCGACCTCGGCGCCGCGCTGCTCGACCGGTTGAGCCGGCGGCCCTTCACGTTGGTCACTTCGGCGCGCGGCTCGTTGCTCGACCGCTGGCGTCCACCCGCCGGCCGCTTCGACACCATCGTGGTGAACCTCGAACCGCTCGACCGTGAGGCGTCGGCCGCCCTGTTGCGGTCATTGGTCGACGACCGCTCGCAGCTCACCCCCGAGGTCGAGGACGCGCTCATCGACCGGGGCGGCGGGAACCCGTTCTTCCTCGAGGAGCTCGTCACGTTGGTGAAAGAACGCGGCGGCGCGCCCACCGTCGCCACGCCGTATGGCGGCCCGCTCGCCGAACTTCCCGACACGTTGCGCGGGCTGCTGACGGCCCGTCTCGACCGGCTCGCCCCGGCCGAGCGGGTGCTCATCGAAGACGCCGCGGTCCTCGGTCGCCGGGGTCGGGTGGAGTGGTTGGAGATCATGTCGTCGAAAGTCCGCGGCACCGCCGACATCGATGGCAGCCTCGACGAGCTCGTGCGGCGCGACTTGCTCGTCCTCGAAGGCCCGGTGTGGTCGTTCCGGTCCGACTTGTTGCGGGAGGTGGCGTACCACACGCTGCCCAAGCTCGACCGTGCGCGCCGCCATCTCGGCATCGCGGCCTGGCTGGAGCACAAGCACGAAGGTGACTGGAGCGACGGCCAAGTCGACCAGATCGCGCACCACTACGGGTTGGCTGCCGAGTTGTCCAACGAGGTCGGCGGGCTGCCCGAGTTCACCGACGACATGGTCGATCGGGCCTTGCTGTGGCTCGAGAAGGCGTCGGCGCGAGCCGAGCAGCTGCGCACGTTGCCCGTCGCCGCCCGCTTGTACGACGAAGCCCTCACGTTGGCCGGCAACCGTGACCCTGCCGTGCGGTTCCGTCTGCTGCTGGGACGGGCGCGGGTGTCCGCGGAACGGCGCGAGCTCGACGCGGCCCGGGTCGACATCGGCGAGGCTCGGAGGATGGCCGAGGAGATGGGCGAAGCGGACGGCGAGGCCGCCGCGCTGCTGGTCGAGGGCGACATCGAGGCCAAAGACGGCGATGTCGACGCCGCGGTGGCGCTGCTCGACCGCGCTGTCGCGCGCTACGAAGCCGCGGGCGACGAGCACGGCCGGGCCGACGCGCTGCGCACGCGTGCGATGGCCGAGCTCTTCGGTGGCCGCTACTCCGACGCCGAGCGCTCGGCGCTGGCAGCCCTCGAGGGCTACGAGTCGTTGGGCGACGAGCGCCAAGCAGCCTGGTCGGCGCAGACCCTCGGGTGGATCACGTTCGTGACCGGCCGTATCGATGCTGCCGCCAGCTGGCTCGACCGGGCCGTCGCCACGTTCGTCCGCCTCGGCGACTCCGGTGGGCAGGCCTGGGCCGAAGGCCTGTTGGCCTACGTCCGCTTCCAGGAGGGCCGCTCGCTCGAAGCGCGGGAGCTGCAGACCCGGGTGCTCGCCGAGGCCCGCGTCGGGGGTGACCGTTGGGCTTGCGGGATGATGCTCCTGCTCGGTGGGCTGATGTCGCTGTGGCTGGGCGACACGCACGCAGCGATCGAGCAGTCGGCAGAAGCGAGAGGGCAGTTCACCGAGGTGCAGGACCGCTTCGGGTTCGTGCGCTCGTCATGGACCCACGGTCGGGCGCTGGTGATGTCGGGCCGGGTGAGCGAGGGTCTCGACGTGCTCGGCGATGCCGCCGAGGAAGCCGCTGCCCTCGCCGGCACCGACGAAGGCCTGCTGGCCGGTGTGGCCTTGGCCGGCACGCTCGTGCAGATCGGCGACCCCCGGTGTGCGTTCTCGGCCCTCGGGATCGACCCCGACGGCGCAGAGCTCTCGCTGGACCATCACGAAGAGTCGTCGGTGCAGACCGATCGGCTCGTGATCGGCGGTCTCGCCGCGCTGCAGAGCGGCCAGCCCGAGCGCGCCGTCGAATGGTTCGCCGAGGCGCTCGACCGCGGTGTGCGCACGTTGGCGGCCTCGGGCGGTGGGGGGCCGGCTCCCGAGCGCGTCGATGCGTCCGACGACTTCGACTTGTGCCGGACCGACGCCAACATCACGAGCGCGTACGCGCTCGGTCTGGCGTGCGCGGGCAGGTTCGACGAGGCGAGAACGATGGCGTCGGCGGCCATCGAGGCTGAACGTGGCACCTACCTCGACCGGCTCACCGCGCAGCTCGCCACTGCGTTGTCGGAGCTACGGTCCGGCGATCCCGACGCGGCGATGCGTGCGCTGGCCACGGCGTCGACCGAGGTCGATGGCACGGGCGACCGCGTGGCGCAAGCGCTGCTGCGGATGGCCGCCGGGCGCATCCGCGCCGCCGCTGGCCGCCCCGACGACGGGCACGACGCACTCGAAGCGATCACGGCGTTCGAGTCAATGGGCGTGGACCCCTACGGATGGCGTCGCGTCATCGACGACACCCTCCGCGACGCCGCCGCCCCTGCTCCCGCCTGA
- a CDS encoding phosphatase PAP2 family protein, translated as MWLAWDAAAWLAAGLGVVMVITARARDRRVQAVRAFGVEITIILALYALWQRAGMLSIMHTDHAMSRGRSIWKFERAWHLPNEVTIQRWVLPHSLLSQLCNRYYAYLHVPTLGIFLLWLFVRHRDRYPSARTTLAIATGGCLAIQLVPVAPPRMFPDLGFVDLAQRYHQSVYSPLGTGLADQLSAMPSVHVAWAVLVGFVAWRLSSSRWRYLAVAHMVITIFVVTVTANHWLLDGIVAVAVLAASWLVQQSIRTAWRRMAAAWRDRSDAAGDGGSGGSRGGGVAEGVVDDATPSVGVHAH; from the coding sequence ATGTGGCTGGCGTGGGACGCGGCGGCATGGCTCGCGGCAGGGCTTGGGGTGGTGATGGTCATCACGGCGCGCGCCCGCGACCGACGGGTGCAAGCGGTGCGGGCCTTCGGCGTGGAGATCACGATCATCTTGGCGCTGTACGCCCTGTGGCAACGCGCCGGGATGCTCTCCATCATGCACACCGACCACGCCATGTCGCGCGGCCGCTCGATCTGGAAGTTCGAGCGCGCCTGGCACCTTCCCAACGAGGTGACGATCCAGCGATGGGTGCTCCCCCACTCGCTGCTGTCGCAGCTGTGCAACCGCTACTACGCGTACCTACATGTGCCGACGCTCGGGATCTTCCTGCTGTGGCTGTTCGTCCGTCATCGCGATCGGTACCCGTCGGCGCGCACCACGTTGGCGATCGCCACCGGCGGCTGTCTCGCGATCCAGCTCGTCCCGGTGGCTCCGCCACGGATGTTTCCCGACCTCGGGTTCGTCGACCTCGCCCAGCGCTACCACCAGTCCGTGTACAGCCCGCTCGGCACCGGGCTCGCCGACCAGCTGTCGGCGATGCCGTCGGTGCACGTGGCTTGGGCGGTGCTCGTCGGCTTCGTCGCGTGGCGCCTGTCGTCCAGCAGATGGCGCTACCTGGCCGTCGCCCACATGGTCATCACGATCTTCGTCGTGACCGTGACCGCCAACCACTGGCTGCTCGACGGGATCGTCGCCGTGGCGGTCCTGGCTGCCTCGTGGCTGGTGCAGCAGTCGATCCGGACGGCGTGGCGGCGCATGGCCGCGGCGTGGCGCGACCGGTCCGACGCGGCGGGCGACGGCGGATCAGGCGGGAGCAGGGGCGGCGGCGTCGCGGAGGGTGTCGTCGATGACGCGACGCCATCCGTAGGGGTCCACGCCCATTGA
- a CDS encoding peroxiredoxin produces the protein MAVRLGDEAPDFTAETTEGTVNFHEWKGDSWALLFSHPKDFTPVCTTELGSLAGLKPEFDKRGVKLIGISVDPLESHKGWAGDIKDVTGNELNYPLIADPDREVANKYDMIHPNALETATVRTVFVIGPDNKVKLSLTYPASTGRNWAEILRAIDSLQLTANHSVSTPANWNQGDDVIISPAINDEDAKAKFGGFDKKKDYLRYTKQPG, from the coding sequence ATGGCCGTTCGATTGGGCGACGAAGCCCCCGACTTCACGGCGGAGACCACCGAAGGCACCGTCAACTTCCACGAGTGGAAGGGCGACAGCTGGGCCCTGCTCTTCTCGCACCCGAAGGACTTCACGCCCGTGTGCACCACCGAGCTCGGCTCGCTGGCCGGGCTCAAGCCCGAGTTCGACAAGCGCGGCGTCAAGCTGATCGGCATCTCGGTCGACCCGCTCGAGAGCCACAAGGGTTGGGCCGGCGACATCAAAGACGTCACCGGCAACGAGCTCAACTACCCGCTCATCGCCGATCCGGACCGTGAGGTCGCGAACAAGTACGACATGATCCACCCGAACGCGCTGGAGACCGCCACCGTCCGCACCGTGTTCGTGATCGGGCCCGACAACAAGGTGAAGCTCTCGCTCACCTACCCCGCCTCCACCGGCCGGAACTGGGCCGAGATCCTGCGCGCGATCGACTCGCTGCAGCTCACGGCCAACCACAGCGTGTCGACACCCGCCAACTGGAACCAGGGCGACGACGTGATCATCTCGCCCGCCATCAACGACGAGGACGCCAAGGCCAAGTTCGGCGGCTTCGACAAGAAGAAGGACTACCTGCGCTACACCAAGCAGCCCGGCTGA
- a CDS encoding magnesium transporter CorA family protein, with translation MPTSWTDLLDPSIEQLREQLPVEVHVTAIEQLTAPARHGDEPRPKMVSQGNYVFGVLLVMRVDRERDLVYHQEIDLVLTRDRVVTVRKTPERGQAFDIAALIDVCRRDGHPPGQIAYLLVDEVAEAYLDLVDDLQDEIDELEDQVEDATNEQVRNRISDLRHDLLRVRKTLAPTRDAVRQVVDNRVELDGGGELFPRDVELHFGDALDKLLRAADALETSRDLLSGVRDYHQAKVANDQNEVMKVLTVIASALLLPTFIVGLYGQNFRHIPELGWAQGYGFSWLLIVLSTAAQLAWFRHKRWI, from the coding sequence GTGCCGACCTCGTGGACCGACTTGCTCGACCCGAGCATCGAGCAGTTGCGCGAGCAGCTCCCGGTCGAAGTGCACGTGACCGCCATCGAGCAGCTCACGGCGCCAGCCCGTCACGGTGACGAGCCCCGCCCGAAGATGGTGAGCCAAGGCAACTACGTGTTCGGGGTACTGCTCGTGATGCGCGTCGACCGCGAGCGCGACCTCGTGTACCACCAGGAGATCGACCTGGTGTTGACCCGCGACCGCGTGGTCACGGTCCGCAAGACGCCCGAGCGCGGCCAGGCGTTCGACATCGCCGCGCTGATCGACGTGTGCCGCCGCGACGGCCATCCGCCCGGCCAGATCGCGTACCTGCTGGTCGACGAAGTCGCGGAGGCGTATCTCGACCTGGTCGACGACCTGCAGGACGAGATCGACGAGCTCGAGGATCAAGTCGAGGACGCCACCAACGAGCAGGTCCGCAACCGCATCTCCGACTTGCGCCACGACCTGTTGCGCGTCCGCAAGACCCTTGCCCCGACGCGCGACGCCGTGCGCCAAGTGGTCGACAACCGTGTCGAGCTCGACGGCGGCGGCGAGCTGTTCCCCCGCGACGTGGAGCTGCACTTCGGCGATGCACTCGACAAGTTGCTGCGCGCCGCCGATGCGCTCGAGACGTCGCGCGATCTGCTCAGCGGTGTCCGCGACTACCACCAGGCAAAGGTGGCGAACGACCAGAACGAAGTGATGAAGGTCCTCACGGTGATCGCGTCGGCGTTGCTGCTACCGACGTTCATCGTCGGCCTGTACGGCCAGAACTTCCGCCACATCCCGGAGCTGGGGTGGGCGCAGGGCTACGGGTTCTCGTGGCTGCTGATCGTCCTCAGCACCGCCGCCCAGCTCGCCTGGTTCCGTCACAAGCGCTGGATCTGA